A stretch of Chelativorans sp. AA-79 DNA encodes these proteins:
- a CDS encoding Mu transposase C-terminal domain-containing protein, producing MNDPFPDEIDEALWDEACRRADAIREFLKRNPDGATAADVSGLAAEMNVSQATAYRLIKLFRAGGTVLSLVDRKRGRPEGHRTLDEKREEIVSKTIKRFYLKRTRPTISQLVRDVQTNCISVGLKPPHRRTIVTRLKDIDLQKRAKRRGEQKIFKATTAVPGSFEASRPLAVVQIDHTKADIFVVDEETRQPIGRPWLTLAMDVCSRMVTGFYLTMEAPSRLSTSLCLLHSVFDKSAWLREREITEPWPVAGLPDTVHVDNGPDFRSRAFKRGCQDAGIAIEWRPPGEPRFGGHIERLIGTQMGRLHLLPGTTFSNEQELGDYNSKRHAALTLRELERYIALDIVGAYHQSIHGSLGRPPIAIWREHEGEIPLRLPQDRMRFWLAFLPEQERTLRPTGIHLFGLRYWSAALSADVGRSERRLLVKYDPRDMARIFVRRPSGNFVEARYADVTLPSITLHEAVTARRSLLAKGRREVDTRAIVRTAVAQRELVEVATNKTAAARRGKASSKSKVDDRGLGSLRGVDSSKPVPFVEDTD from the coding sequence ATGAACGATCCATTTCCTGACGAGATTGACGAAGCGCTTTGGGATGAAGCTTGCCGGCGGGCGGATGCGATCCGTGAATTCCTGAAGCGCAATCCTGACGGTGCGACCGCGGCAGACGTTTCCGGGCTCGCTGCCGAGATGAATGTCAGCCAGGCGACGGCCTACCGGCTGATCAAGCTGTTCCGCGCCGGCGGGACCGTTCTGTCTCTTGTCGATCGTAAGCGCGGACGGCCTGAGGGTCATCGTACGCTGGACGAGAAGCGGGAGGAGATCGTTAGCAAGACTATCAAAAGGTTCTACCTGAAGCGGACCCGACCGACGATCTCGCAGTTGGTGCGGGACGTGCAGACAAACTGCATCTCGGTTGGACTGAAGCCGCCGCATCGCCGAACGATAGTGACCCGCCTCAAGGACATCGACCTCCAGAAACGAGCCAAGCGCCGCGGCGAACAGAAGATCTTCAAGGCGACAACGGCCGTTCCCGGATCGTTTGAGGCCTCTCGTCCCCTGGCAGTGGTGCAGATCGACCATACCAAGGCCGACATCTTCGTCGTTGACGAAGAGACGCGGCAGCCGATCGGACGACCATGGCTGACGCTAGCGATGGATGTCTGCAGCCGGATGGTGACCGGCTTCTATCTCACGATGGAGGCGCCGTCCCGCCTGTCGACCAGCCTGTGCCTGCTACACTCCGTGTTCGACAAATCGGCATGGCTGCGGGAACGCGAGATAACGGAGCCTTGGCCCGTCGCCGGCCTGCCGGACACGGTGCACGTCGACAATGGCCCTGACTTCCGCAGCCGGGCCTTCAAGCGAGGATGCCAGGACGCCGGCATCGCGATCGAGTGGCGGCCACCGGGTGAGCCGCGTTTCGGCGGTCATATCGAGCGCCTGATCGGCACGCAGATGGGGAGGCTGCATCTCCTGCCCGGAACAACGTTCAGCAACGAACAGGAGTTGGGCGACTACAACTCCAAGCGCCATGCGGCCCTGACTCTGAGGGAGCTCGAGCGCTACATCGCTCTCGACATCGTCGGCGCCTACCATCAATCGATCCACGGCAGTCTGGGTCGACCGCCGATCGCGATATGGCGGGAGCACGAGGGCGAAATCCCGCTTCGGTTGCCACAAGATCGAATGCGCTTCTGGCTGGCGTTCCTGCCGGAGCAGGAGCGCACCTTGCGGCCGACCGGTATTCACCTGTTTGGCCTGCGTTATTGGTCCGCGGCGCTCAGCGCCGACGTCGGGCGTTCTGAACGGCGCTTGCTTGTCAAATACGATCCGCGTGACATGGCGCGCATCTTCGTCCGGCGGCCTTCAGGAAACTTCGTGGAAGCCCGCTATGCCGACGTGACGTTGCCTTCGATCACCCTGCACGAGGCGGTGACCGCCCGACGCAGCTTGCTGGCCAAAGGCCGCCGTGAAGTGGACACGCGCGCCATCGTCCGCACCGCCGTCGCACAGCGAGAATTGGTCGAGGTGGCAACCAATAAGACGGCGGCTGCGCGACGCGGGAAGGCTTCTTCGAAATCGAAGGTGGATGATCGGGGATTGGGCTCGCTCCGCGGCGTCGACTCCAGCAAACCTGTACCCTTTGTTGAGGATACAGATTGA
- a CDS encoding IS110 family transposase codes for MLEVNTIGLDLAKNVFQAHGADGSGAVLFRKKLRRDQVLRFLVDQPACTVAMEACAGSHYWAREIAKLGHEVRLIAPGYVKPFVKRQKNDAADAEAICEAAQRPTMRFVAVKSEEQQAAAMVFRIRDLVVRQRTQTINAIRGHLAEFGLVAAQGLFHVAKLIATIEDKGSAIPEAARPILSLLVEQLRALDTRVAELDREVARRAREDTEARRLMTIPGIGPVTATALAALAPSAQTFERGRDFAAWLGLTPLQRSSGGKQKLGETTRMGERTLRRLLIIGASAAVRWAMRKGSTGDPWLSRMLERKPPMLVIVALANKTARIVWALMARGGTYRTPAIAG; via the coding sequence ATGTTGGAAGTTAACACAATCGGATTGGACCTGGCGAAGAACGTGTTCCAGGCGCACGGCGCAGATGGGTCGGGAGCTGTGCTGTTCCGGAAGAAGCTTCGCCGCGATCAGGTACTTCGCTTTCTTGTCGATCAGCCGGCCTGCACGGTTGCCATGGAAGCGTGCGCCGGCAGCCATTACTGGGCGCGGGAGATCGCGAAGCTCGGGCACGAAGTCCGGCTGATCGCTCCGGGATACGTCAAGCCATTTGTGAAGCGTCAGAAGAACGATGCGGCTGACGCCGAAGCAATCTGTGAAGCTGCGCAACGGCCGACCATGCGGTTCGTGGCGGTGAAGAGCGAAGAGCAGCAGGCTGCGGCAATGGTGTTCCGCATCCGCGATCTTGTGGTTCGCCAGCGGACCCAGACGATCAATGCAATACGCGGCCATCTTGCGGAATTTGGACTTGTGGCTGCGCAAGGCCTCTTCCACGTGGCCAAGCTCATCGCGACGATTGAGGATAAGGGTTCCGCCATCCCCGAAGCCGCCCGCCCGATCCTGTCTCTACTCGTTGAGCAGTTACGGGCGCTGGATACGAGAGTGGCCGAACTAGACCGAGAGGTCGCTCGGCGCGCCAGAGAGGATACGGAAGCCAGGCGCTTGATGACCATTCCCGGTATAGGACCGGTCACCGCGACGGCGCTTGCCGCGTTGGCCCCGTCCGCTCAGACCTTCGAGAGAGGCCGAGACTTCGCGGCATGGCTCGGACTAACGCCGCTGCAACGTTCTTCGGGCGGCAAGCAGAAGCTCGGCGAGACGACTCGAATGGGCGAGCGAACCCTGCGACGGCTGCTGATCATTGGGGCCAGCGCCGCCGTGCGCTGGGCCATGCGGAAGGGATCGACCGGGGATCCGTGGCTTTCGCGGATGCTTGAGCGCAAGCCACCCATGCTGGTCATCGTCGCCTTGGCCAACAAGACGGCGCGCATCGTGTGGGCATTGATGGCCAGAGGCGGAACCTATCGAACGCCGGCCATAGCAGGATAG
- a CDS encoding TniB family NTP-binding protein — translation MSDEISHLTTGAAALLAETDERRIRAIRSRRWVLYPRAKQALDRLSALLDHPRGTRMPSVAIYGDSGMGKTMIMKRFRDEHPPSFNPATGTLKTPVLAMEMTSRPGERRFYAELLTLLGAPQRPRADIAQMEQAALRIMEAIGVQVLVIDEVHNILAGSYREQRIVLNTLRFLSNRLQISLVCFGVNDAREAISGDVQLARRFDQLTLSRWAANEQFETLVVSILRNTPLRRPSVLTPKSLRRILQITEGITANIFHMINSLAIEAVESGREHITDAAIENWEPEFDAEAAFA, via the coding sequence ATGAGCGATGAAATCTCCCACCTGACCACCGGCGCCGCCGCGCTGCTTGCCGAAACCGACGAGCGGCGCATTCGCGCGATACGATCGCGCCGCTGGGTGCTTTACCCTCGCGCCAAACAGGCGCTCGACCGGCTGAGCGCGCTCCTCGACCATCCGCGAGGCACGCGCATGCCCTCGGTCGCGATCTATGGCGACAGCGGCATGGGGAAGACTATGATCATGAAGCGGTTCCGGGACGAACACCCGCCGAGCTTCAATCCGGCGACGGGCACCCTGAAGACGCCGGTCCTTGCTATGGAAATGACCAGCCGCCCCGGTGAACGGCGCTTCTACGCCGAGCTGCTCACCCTTCTCGGCGCGCCGCAGCGGCCGCGCGCCGACATCGCCCAGATGGAACAGGCTGCGCTGCGTATCATGGAGGCCATCGGCGTGCAGGTGCTGGTCATCGACGAGGTGCACAACATTCTCGCTGGATCCTATCGCGAGCAGCGCATTGTTCTGAACACTCTTCGCTTCCTCAGCAATCGTCTGCAGATCTCGCTGGTCTGCTTCGGCGTCAACGATGCGCGCGAGGCGATCAGCGGCGACGTTCAGCTTGCGCGGCGATTCGACCAACTCACACTGAGCAGATGGGCTGCGAACGAGCAGTTCGAGACGTTGGTGGTGTCGATCCTGCGCAACACACCGCTGCGTCGGCCCTCGGTGCTCACGCCGAAATCCTTACGCCGGATCCTACAGATCACCGAGGGGATCACCGCCAACATCTTCCACATGATCAATAGCCTCGCCATCGAGGCCGTCGAAAGCGGCCGCGAGCACATCACCGACGCAGCGATCGAGAACTGGGAGCCGGAATTCGATGCCGAGGCGGCATTCGCATGA
- a CDS encoding cytochrome c has translation MLRVKRIGHRLASLIFAAATLMVATAVGASGQEIGRAATSEEITAWDIDVAPDGEGLPAGSGAVMAGQKLYEAQCLFCHGPTGAETRAHSLIKPRLRNFWCCATSVYDYIYRAMPFHQPQSLQPDELYSLTAYVLFLNGIVPEDFVADAETLPAVEMPRAPSYAFNPWTTPDKVRQPGDPWSSENP, from the coding sequence ATGCTGCGGGTTAAACGGATCGGACACAGACTTGCCAGTTTGATTTTCGCCGCCGCGACATTGATGGTCGCGACCGCAGTCGGAGCCTCTGGACAAGAGATCGGTCGCGCTGCAACGAGTGAGGAGATTACGGCTTGGGACATTGATGTTGCGCCCGATGGCGAGGGCCTGCCTGCAGGGAGCGGCGCAGTGATGGCCGGACAGAAACTTTACGAGGCCCAGTGCCTCTTCTGTCATGGCCCGACCGGCGCGGAGACGCGGGCGCACTCGCTGATTAAGCCTCGCCTCAGAAACTTTTGGTGCTGCGCGACCTCAGTGTACGACTATATCTACCGCGCTATGCCGTTCCACCAGCCGCAGTCGCTGCAGCCGGACGAGCTCTACAGCCTGACGGCCTACGTTCTGTTCCTGAACGGCATTGTGCCGGAGGATTTTGTCGCGGACGCTGAGACTCTGCCGGCTGTCGAGATGCCCCGGGCGCCGAGTTATGCATTCAATCCCTGGACGACGCCCGACAAGGTGCGCCAGCCCGGCGATCCTTGGTCGAGTGAAAATCCGTAG
- a CDS encoding formylglycine-generating enzyme family protein — MDSNLPNCCMPGNHTASAPRAAIPGGSRTLHAGDTVLISGGTAFRGTDKPVYVVDGEAIVERAVLADFRIDKNPVSNRRFSQFVAETGYRTHAEEFGWSYVFHLDAPRASPIPNLTWWRRVDGANWRQPEGAGSGIKDRANHPVVHVSWRDAAAFAKWCGGRLPTEIEWEHAARAGQGDVRFTWGDREPDDTDFLPCNIWQGEFPAVNIAADGYFRTAPEGSFAPNPAGIHNMLGNVWEWTADPFKIRSLSRALRRQAETKRGMKVLKGGSFLCHLSYCYRYRIAARTGNTPDSSTSHQGFRLVCDMS, encoded by the coding sequence ATGGACAGCAACCTTCCAAATTGCTGCATGCCGGGAAACCACACCGCCTCGGCGCCGCGCGCCGCCATCCCCGGGGGATCTCGAACCCTGCATGCCGGCGACACAGTATTGATCTCGGGCGGTACGGCTTTTCGGGGAACCGACAAACCCGTCTACGTCGTGGATGGCGAAGCCATCGTCGAGAGAGCCGTTCTGGCCGACTTCAGGATCGACAAAAATCCCGTTTCCAACCGGCGGTTTTCGCAATTTGTTGCCGAAACGGGCTACCGGACTCATGCGGAAGAGTTCGGCTGGTCCTACGTATTCCACCTGGACGCGCCGCGAGCGTCGCCGATCCCGAACCTGACCTGGTGGCGCCGTGTCGACGGCGCAAACTGGCGCCAGCCGGAAGGGGCTGGTTCCGGCATCAAGGATCGCGCCAACCATCCGGTCGTTCACGTCTCCTGGCGCGATGCTGCGGCATTTGCGAAATGGTGCGGCGGGCGGCTGCCGACGGAAATCGAATGGGAACATGCGGCGCGTGCGGGCCAAGGCGATGTCCGCTTCACTTGGGGAGACAGGGAACCCGATGATACCGATTTCCTGCCGTGCAATATCTGGCAGGGCGAGTTTCCGGCGGTGAATATCGCAGCCGACGGTTACTTCAGAACGGCTCCCGAGGGGAGTTTCGCGCCCAATCCGGCCGGTATTCACAACATGCTGGGCAATGTATGGGAATGGACAGCCGATCCATTCAAAATACGCTCATTGAGCAGAGCGCTGCGACGGCAGGCCGAGACAAAGCGCGGCATGAAGGTTCTAAAAGGTGGCTCTTTCCTCTGCCACTTAAGCTATTGCTACCGTTACAGGATAGCAGCACGCACCGGCAATACGCCGGACAGCTCCACATCGCACCAAGGATTTCGGCTGGTTTGTGATATGAGCTGA
- a CDS encoding TniQ family protein: protein MTENTPPRQLPVWLPPYTDELLSSWISRHAAFYVVPPLVMLRHFLPEVSSLRSADLHLSSDQEIRLASMFAIEPAVLRRMTFIDVPKSSHRLLAARPAQFCTSCSPGGPGPSPVLRSQLLGWRITCPLCGDLLRAENRRELLPFPQYRVAALRGEKLLDDEAERGIRTWTSPAEIARLLLMRRVIWPLPREHELWRYRVLGAIVPDLDHVVAAEQVNLPTPAKPILPLHLRPALLAGVAIVERAGPEMLRMLRGHMMGDNKVRFTDAAENMIARAGKLRASGQMQLI, encoded by the coding sequence ATGACGGAGAACACGCCGCCCCGGCAGTTGCCGGTGTGGTTGCCGCCCTATACCGACGAGTTGTTGTCGTCCTGGATTAGCCGGCACGCTGCCTTTTACGTGGTTCCACCCCTCGTCATGCTTCGGCACTTCCTACCGGAGGTTTCCTCATTGCGATCAGCCGATCTCCATCTGAGCAGTGATCAGGAAATCCGCCTCGCCAGCATGTTCGCCATCGAACCGGCCGTCTTGCGTCGAATGACCTTCATCGATGTGCCGAAGTCGTCGCATCGGCTCCTCGCCGCGAGACCAGCGCAGTTCTGCACGAGCTGCAGCCCTGGTGGCCCGGGACCGTCGCCGGTCCTGCGAAGCCAACTGCTGGGATGGCGCATCACATGTCCGCTGTGCGGTGACCTGCTTCGAGCTGAAAACCGGCGCGAACTCCTCCCCTTCCCGCAATATCGCGTTGCGGCACTGCGCGGCGAAAAGCTGCTCGACGATGAAGCCGAACGTGGCATCCGAACGTGGACATCGCCAGCCGAAATCGCCCGGCTTCTCCTGATGCGGCGAGTGATCTGGCCCCTTCCGCGCGAGCATGAGCTTTGGCGCTACAGGGTGCTCGGTGCAATCGTTCCCGATCTCGACCATGTCGTTGCCGCAGAACAGGTGAACCTGCCGACCCCTGCAAAGCCCATCCTGCCGCTTCACTTGCGGCCGGCTCTGCTTGCAGGCGTTGCCATCGTCGAGCGTGCCGGTCCGGAAATGCTCCGGATGCTGCGTGGTCACATGATGGGTGACAACAAGGTCCGATTCACCGACGCCGCCGAGAACATGATCGCTCGGGCCGGCAAGTTGCGAGCTTCTGGGCAAATGCAGTTAATTTGA
- a CDS encoding MBL fold metallo-hydrolase, whose product MIEVAPGILWTRIPLPFRLDHVNIYLIEDQGGWAVLDAGIGDDVTRAAWEALVAGPLAGKRLTRLIVTHFHPDHIGSAGWLCERFDIPLLTSQTAYLGCINISLSPGALDAKSYHDFYARHGLDPATTALVGSDGHRYLKMVTKLPPTFTRVVAGDILTIGGREFRVLSGDDHAPEQLMLHGPSENAFLAADQVIARITPNVSVWAVDPEGDPLGLYLRSLENITRNVPDEVLVLPGHQLPFHGLHERCRQLTGHHQERCNLIETACRQKAHTVADLVPVLFPRPLDPHQLGFAFSEVHAHVNSMLRLGKLTQRTDSDGTVRVTV is encoded by the coding sequence GTGATCGAGGTCGCGCCGGGAATCCTGTGGACGCGCATTCCGCTGCCGTTCCGCCTCGATCACGTGAACATCTACCTGATCGAGGATCAGGGCGGGTGGGCCGTCCTCGATGCCGGGATAGGCGACGACGTCACGCGTGCAGCCTGGGAAGCGCTCGTAGCCGGTCCGCTCGCGGGCAAGCGCCTGACCCGCCTGATCGTGACCCATTTCCATCCGGATCACATAGGCTCGGCCGGATGGCTCTGCGAACGCTTTGACATTCCGCTGCTGACCAGCCAGACCGCCTATCTCGGCTGCATCAACATCTCGTTAAGCCCCGGCGCGCTCGATGCGAAGTCCTACCACGATTTTTATGCCCGGCACGGACTTGACCCGGCAACGACGGCGCTTGTCGGATCGGACGGGCATCGATACCTGAAGATGGTCACGAAGCTGCCGCCGACTTTCACACGTGTCGTCGCCGGCGACATTCTGACGATCGGCGGGCGGGAATTTCGCGTGCTTTCGGGAGACGACCATGCGCCCGAACAGCTTATGCTCCACGGCCCCTCGGAAAATGCCTTTCTGGCGGCCGACCAGGTCATCGCCCGCATCACACCCAATGTCAGCGTCTGGGCGGTCGATCCGGAGGGCGATCCGCTCGGCCTCTATCTCAGATCGCTCGAAAACATCACAAGGAATGTCCCGGATGAGGTGCTTGTCCTGCCGGGGCATCAGCTGCCCTTCCATGGGCTTCACGAGCGCTGCCGACAGTTGACCGGCCATCACCAAGAACGCTGCAATTTGATTGAAACCGCTTGCCGGCAGAAGGCGCACACGGTAGCCGATCTCGTGCCGGTGCTGTTCCCGCGGCCGCTTGATCCGCATCAGCTTGGCTTTGCCTTCAGCGAGGTGCACGCTCACGTCAACTCCATGCTGAGGTTAGGGAAGCTGACACAGCGCACGGATAGTGACGGGACCGTTCGGGTTACCGTTTGA
- a CDS encoding molybdopterin-dependent oxidoreductase yields the protein MPLTRRSVLAGSAAVIGWAASRAELRAQEKYPPEDPLWQPSREEYVNNDTDRPWAQTGAHPSEVGSRSPFVDLRRTIPMPPRNIYMESSYTDWRMGGAGGMITPSDLCFERHHAGIPLIDPGKYQLLIHGMVERPMMFTLDDLKRLGAERRFVFWECQGNGGHRMSAGEVDPDTTILETLRLSSACEWIGVPVRTLMELVNVDPDATWGMVESYDAAGMNRSVDIDTLWSRAYLFYSQNGEPVRPENGYPVRFMIPGMEGNINIKWVRRIKFADHYFQTREDIRYSDPVPDGPYYQYSVQYGARSHIITPSGGMQLTQTGPREIRGMAYSGNGRIAYVEVSTDGGETWQMARLHDPVLPQMATMFTLPWSWDGSETKLKSRAVDETGYRQPTHEWIAKHSPQGIAYNAIQTWHIHPNGRITHAAG from the coding sequence ATGCCGCTCACCCGCAGGTCCGTTCTGGCCGGGAGCGCGGCCGTAATCGGCTGGGCGGCAAGCCGGGCCGAACTGCGGGCTCAGGAGAAATATCCCCCGGAGGACCCGCTCTGGCAGCCGTCGCGCGAGGAATATGTCAACAATGATACCGACCGCCCTTGGGCGCAGACGGGAGCTCATCCGAGCGAGGTCGGCAGTCGATCCCCGTTCGTCGATCTGCGGCGGACGATCCCAATGCCGCCTCGCAACATCTACATGGAAAGCTCCTACACGGATTGGCGCATGGGCGGCGCCGGCGGCATGATCACCCCGTCGGATCTATGCTTCGAAAGGCACCACGCCGGCATCCCCTTGATCGACCCGGGCAAGTACCAGCTTCTGATCCACGGAATGGTCGAGCGGCCGATGATGTTCACACTCGATGATCTCAAGCGTCTCGGCGCCGAGCGCCGGTTCGTCTTCTGGGAGTGCCAGGGTAATGGCGGGCACAGGATGAGTGCCGGCGAGGTGGACCCGGACACGACGATCCTGGAGACCCTCAGGCTCTCCAGCGCGTGCGAATGGATCGGCGTTCCGGTACGCACGCTCATGGAATTGGTCAACGTCGACCCTGACGCTACCTGGGGAATGGTCGAATCTTATGACGCGGCAGGAATGAACCGCAGCGTCGACATCGACACGCTGTGGAGCCGAGCGTACCTCTTTTACAGCCAGAACGGCGAACCCGTACGCCCGGAGAACGGCTATCCAGTTCGCTTCATGATTCCGGGAATGGAAGGCAACATCAACATCAAGTGGGTGCGACGCATCAAATTCGCTGACCACTACTTTCAAACCCGCGAGGACATTCGCTACTCCGACCCGGTTCCGGACGGCCCCTATTACCAGTATTCGGTTCAGTATGGTGCCCGGTCACACATCATCACCCCGTCGGGCGGCATGCAGCTGACGCAGACCGGGCCGCGCGAAATCCGTGGCATGGCGTATTCGGGCAACGGCAGGATCGCGTACGTTGAGGTCAGCACCGACGGCGGGGAGACCTGGCAGATGGCGCGGCTGCACGACCCCGTGCTGCCGCAAATGGCGACGATGTTCACCCTGCCCTGGAGCTGGGACGGCAGCGAGACCAAGCTCAAGAGCCGCGCTGTGGACGAGACCGGCTACCGCCAGCCGACCCACGAGTGGATCGCCAAGCATTCACCGCAAGGCATTGCCTATAACGCGATCCAGACTTGGCACATTCACCCGAACGGGAGAATCACACATGCTGCGGGTTAA
- a CDS encoding carbohydrate ABC transporter permease, translated as MNTGSSRTGYLLSKAFELGVAAILLTVILFPVIWLVLISVRSVAEVYQYPLTFFPKELVFDAYREVWLSKGYSTDWLRYFLNTAVIACFAATGVMLLGLLLGYVLSRMRGPWVGRVQLLFIVIQLFEGPALIIPVYLALSWLGLYNSAIGYILLLIVFFLPFAALLSLSFAYSVPIEIDEAARIDGCSDWQFFRKVFIPSAKVGMVTVGLMAFLLVWGEYPFALTLLQGENRTVSTALVDLISGLSVYWNNLAAAATIISLPVILVLVFAQKHIVSGLTSGSVK; from the coding sequence GAACACTGGCTCGTCGCGGACCGGCTATCTGCTGTCGAAGGCTTTCGAGTTGGGCGTCGCAGCGATCCTGCTGACGGTCATCCTGTTCCCGGTCATCTGGCTGGTCCTGATATCCGTCAGGTCAGTGGCGGAAGTCTACCAGTATCCGCTGACATTCTTCCCGAAAGAGCTGGTTTTCGACGCCTATCGTGAAGTCTGGCTCAGCAAGGGGTATTCGACGGATTGGCTCCGGTATTTCCTGAACACGGCGGTGATAGCCTGCTTCGCGGCCACCGGCGTTATGCTGCTGGGGCTCCTGCTGGGCTATGTGCTGTCGCGCATGCGCGGGCCGTGGGTCGGGCGTGTGCAGCTTCTGTTCATCGTGATACAGCTCTTCGAAGGGCCGGCATTGATCATACCGGTCTATCTCGCTTTGAGCTGGCTTGGGCTCTACAATTCGGCAATCGGCTACATCCTGTTGCTGATCGTCTTCTTCCTGCCCTTCGCGGCGCTACTCAGCCTGAGCTTCGCCTATTCCGTTCCCATCGAAATTGATGAAGCCGCGCGCATCGACGGATGCTCGGACTGGCAGTTCTTCCGCAAGGTGTTCATCCCGTCAGCGAAGGTCGGAATGGTGACGGTCGGACTGATGGCATTCCTGCTTGTATGGGGGGAATACCCGTTCGCGCTGACGCTGCTGCAAGGCGAGAACCGAACCGTTTCAACCGCGCTGGTTGACCTGATCAGCGGCCTGAGTGTCTACTGGAACAACCTGGCTGCGGCAGCGACCATCATCTCGCTCCCCGTGATCCTGGTTCTGGTCTTCGCGCAAAAGCATATCGTGTCCGGCCTGACAAGCGGCAGCGTCAAGTGA